One Thermoanaerobaculum aquaticum DNA segment encodes these proteins:
- a CDS encoding orotidine 5'-phosphate decarboxylase / HUMPS family protein, giving the protein SVGVFKVGLEAFTALGPDFVRWLVERGEKVFLDLKLHDIPNTVERAAFACARLGVSMFNVHAAGGAR; this is encoded by the coding sequence TCGGTGGGGGTTTTTAAGGTGGGCCTGGAAGCGTTTACCGCCTTAGGCCCGGATTTTGTGAGGTGGCTGGTGGAACGGGGGGAAAAGGTCTTTTTGGACCTCAAGCTCCACGACATCCCCAACACCGTGGAGCGAGCGGCGTTTGCCTGCGCCCGCCTGGGCGTGAGCATGTTCAACGTGCACGCGGCTGGCGGCGCCCGATGA
- a CDS encoding dihydroorotate dehydrogenase electron transfer subunit → MDIRVDQKAVLVGRQTLSPSCFALELACPSPLPAKPGQFVMVGVGSAADPLLRRPFSVAGVTPKERGTALQLLVKEVGKVTAMLRSLPLGSELAVLGPLGRGFDLASAGPRPVLVAGGIGLPPVLFAARELRRQGTEFAFFYGASSGPELLLRREIEEIAAGRVVFCTDDGSFGEHGLVTEVLGKRWQEGTSRLLACGPNPMLQALAALARERGVEAELSLEEPMACGVGVCLGCVVRLADGTYAPSCQKGPVFRATELSERW, encoded by the coding sequence ATGGACATTCGGGTGGATCAGAAGGCCGTCCTGGTGGGCCGGCAGACCCTTTCCCCCAGTTGCTTCGCGCTGGAACTGGCCTGTCCGTCGCCGCTTCCCGCAAAACCAGGCCAGTTCGTGATGGTGGGTGTGGGTTCGGCTGCCGACCCCCTGCTCCGCCGGCCATTTTCGGTGGCCGGCGTGACCCCGAAGGAACGCGGAACGGCGCTTCAGCTGCTGGTCAAGGAAGTGGGCAAGGTCACCGCCATGCTCCGCAGCTTGCCCTTGGGCAGCGAGCTTGCGGTGCTGGGCCCTTTGGGGAGGGGCTTTGACCTGGCATCTGCCGGTCCACGACCGGTGCTGGTGGCCGGAGGCATTGGCCTGCCGCCGGTGCTGTTTGCTGCCCGGGAGCTCCGCCGGCAAGGCACCGAGTTTGCGTTTTTTTACGGGGCCAGCTCCGGGCCCGAGCTCTTGCTCCGCCGGGAAATTGAAGAGATCGCCGCCGGCCGCGTGGTGTTTTGCACCGACGACGGCTCTTTCGGCGAGCACGGCTTGGTCACCGAGGTCTTGGGGAAGCGATGGCAAGAGGGCACAAGCCGCCTTTTGGCCTGCGGTCCCAACCCCATGTTGCAGGCATTGGCCGCCCTTGCCCGGGAAAGAGGGGTTGAGGCCGAGCTTTCCCTGGAGGAACCCATGGCCTGTGGGGTAGGCGTGTGCTTGGGTTGCGTGGTGAGGCTTGCTGACGGCACCTACGCACCGTCCTGTCAAAAAGGGCCGGTGTTTCGTGCCACCGAGCTTTCGGAAAGGTGGTGA
- the pyrF gene encoding orotidine-5'-phosphate decarboxylase — protein MMEAARAGAEAGTPPGQKPPLVLAVTVLTSLDDETLRELNLPGSPGERVRHWTRLAQAAGLSGVVCSAQELPLLRGDFPPPFVLLTPGIRPAGAAAGDQRRVATPAQAVAQGADFIVVGRPITQAPDPRAAAEAILQEIMGAC, from the coding sequence ATGATGGAAGCCGCCCGGGCGGGGGCCGAGGCGGGCACCCCGCCGGGGCAAAAACCACCGCTGGTTCTGGCCGTGACGGTGCTGACCTCCCTGGACGATGAAACCCTCCGCGAGCTGAACCTCCCCGGCTCGCCTGGGGAGAGGGTCAGGCACTGGACGCGTTTGGCCCAAGCCGCTGGCCTTTCCGGGGTGGTGTGCTCGGCCCAGGAGCTGCCCCTGCTGCGGGGCGATTTCCCTCCCCCTTTCGTGCTCCTCACCCCCGGCATCCGTCCCGCCGGCGCCGCCGCGGGAGACCAGCGCCGGGTGGCCACGCCAGCGCAAGCGGTAGCACAAGGTGCCGATTTCATCGTGGTGGGTCGCCCCATCACCCAGGCCCCCGACCCGCGAGCCGCCGCCGAAGCCATCCTCCAGGAGATCATGGGCGCGTGCTAG
- a CDS encoding alkaline phosphatase family protein produces MHRRRLLLALLAALVAGVGLASLQVLLWPQVTPSAGRALLAALAWGSWSALWLGLGGFALWELVVLVARLFGWRPRWPRLSTAMAVAGVFVAVVAFFNQEATREVLPAAHRQALGVVAALGIVWAAAWLATRRWRSSWLPAALFAVWATGVWWPWWGAQQAAVEPELAQPAQGFPWELGPKPRRALVVVWEGADVPWLLPLMDGGMMPFLQSQWPRGSWGHLRTVQPFSRAASLATLATGCSPVRHQVVGRRAYRLRFLTDQPVSLLLRGPWPSPHQLPWRLWQRAAPPPPREPTLWQALGGLGVSSLVVGWPFPWRGVAEEVPWEQSPPLDPGWQAAVEEATSGSASKAGPTHRAFALAAEAGLRAAFGFREQKPQVLIVHLDLPSRLRPLWAGEDPGGVLPLAAQFLDSQLAELWALFGDETTYLLLVSPYGMAPPRPWDRLLANVGLTGRWPVSPKDSPDGFFFLLGPGVAPGGRVRGARVADVMPTLMYLLELPVAKRLSGRVLLGAVDEGWAGSVPLRLVPAYPWPRW; encoded by the coding sequence ATGCACCGCCGTCGCCTTTTGCTGGCCTTGCTTGCCGCTCTGGTTGCCGGGGTGGGGCTTGCCTCCCTGCAGGTGCTGCTGTGGCCGCAGGTGACGCCTTCGGCGGGAAGGGCCCTTTTGGCTGCCCTGGCCTGGGGGAGCTGGAGTGCCCTTTGGTTGGGCCTGGGCGGGTTTGCCCTTTGGGAGCTCGTGGTTTTGGTGGCGCGCCTTTTCGGCTGGCGCCCGCGGTGGCCCCGGCTTTCCACGGCCATGGCCGTGGCCGGGGTGTTTGTGGCGGTGGTGGCGTTCTTCAACCAGGAGGCCACCCGGGAGGTGCTGCCGGCGGCCCACCGCCAGGCGTTGGGGGTGGTGGCGGCTTTGGGGATCGTCTGGGCGGCCGCCTGGCTTGCCACCCGGCGGTGGCGGTCTTCCTGGCTTCCTGCGGCGCTTTTCGCAGTGTGGGCCACGGGCGTTTGGTGGCCGTGGTGGGGGGCGCAGCAAGCGGCGGTAGAACCCGAGCTGGCTCAACCGGCCCAAGGGTTTCCCTGGGAGCTGGGGCCAAAACCCCGGCGGGCCCTGGTGGTGGTGTGGGAAGGGGCGGATGTGCCCTGGCTTCTCCCCCTCATGGACGGGGGCATGATGCCCTTTTTGCAATCCCAATGGCCGCGGGGGAGCTGGGGGCACCTGCGCACGGTGCAGCCCTTTTCCCGGGCGGCGAGCCTGGCCACCCTGGCCACGGGGTGTTCCCCGGTGCGGCATCAGGTGGTGGGGCGAAGGGCCTACCGCTTGCGGTTTCTCACCGACCAGCCGGTAAGCCTCCTGCTCCGGGGTCCCTGGCCTTCCCCCCACCAGCTCCCCTGGCGGTTGTGGCAGCGAGCCGCACCTCCCCCTCCCAGGGAGCCCACGCTTTGGCAAGCCCTGGGGGGTTTGGGGGTGAGCTCGCTGGTGGTGGGCTGGCCCTTCCCCTGGCGGGGGGTTGCGGAAGAGGTCCCCTGGGAGCAAAGCCCGCCGTTGGATCCCGGTTGGCAGGCCGCCGTTGAGGAAGCCACAAGCGGCAGCGCTTCAAAAGCCGGGCCCACCCACCGGGCCTTTGCCCTTGCAGCCGAAGCCGGCCTGCGAGCGGCGTTTGGTTTTCGCGAGCAAAAGCCCCAGGTGCTCATCGTGCACCTGGACCTTCCCTCCCGCCTGCGGCCGCTGTGGGCGGGGGAGGACCCCGGCGGGGTTCTCCCCTTGGCCGCCCAGTTCCTGGATAGCCAGCTGGCCGAGCTTTGGGCGCTGTTTGGCGATGAAACCACCTATCTTCTGCTGGTTTCTCCTTACGGGATGGCGCCGCCCCGCCCCTGGGACCGGCTTTTGGCAAACGTGGGCTTGACCGGACGATGGCCGGTTTCGCCGAAGGACTCCCCGGATGGGTTCTTTTTCCTCCTTGGCCCGGGTGTGGCCCCTGGCGGGCGGGTGCGGGGGGCCAGAGTGGCGGACGTCATGCCCACGCTTATGTACCTTCTGGAGCTGCCGGTGGCCAAGAGGCTTTCCGGTCGGGTGCTCTTGGGTGCTGTGGACGAGGGCTGGGCGGGCTCGGTGCCCCTGCGGCTGGTCCCCGCATACCCATGGCCTCGCTGGTGA
- a CDS encoding dihydroorotate dehydrogenase: MVQLATNVGSLKLQNPVLAASGTFGYGLDLVDFCPPEALGAVVTKGLSPKPRIGNPNPRIVETPAGMINSIGLQNIGVEAFCTEVLPTLRQRGACVVVNVFGETEEEYATVIERLEKEEGIAAYELNVSCPNVNKGGMEFGHDPKLLASLVSGLRPLTQRPLWVKLSPNAPSPLAVAEAALSAGADALTLVNTFRALSVNAKTRKPSIATGFGGLSGPAIKPLALRLVWEVHRAFPQAPLVGIGGIMSGTDAVEFLLVGASAVQVGTATFRNPGACLSVLSELEA; encoded by the coding sequence ATGGTGCAGCTGGCCACAAACGTGGGTTCCCTCAAGCTCCAAAACCCGGTGCTGGCCGCCTCCGGTACCTTTGGCTACGGCTTGGACCTGGTGGACTTTTGCCCCCCGGAGGCGCTGGGGGCGGTGGTCACCAAGGGCCTCTCGCCCAAGCCCAGAATCGGCAATCCAAACCCACGCATCGTGGAGACCCCGGCGGGCATGATCAATTCCATCGGCCTGCAAAACATCGGGGTGGAAGCCTTTTGCACCGAGGTGCTGCCCACCCTTCGCCAGCGCGGGGCGTGCGTGGTGGTGAACGTCTTTGGCGAAACCGAGGAGGAGTACGCCACGGTCATTGAGCGGCTGGAAAAGGAAGAGGGGATTGCCGCGTACGAGCTCAACGTCTCCTGCCCCAACGTGAACAAAGGCGGCATGGAGTTCGGGCATGACCCCAAGCTCTTGGCCTCGCTGGTGAGCGGCTTGCGCCCCCTCACCCAGCGCCCCCTGTGGGTCAAGCTTTCCCCCAACGCCCCCAGCCCGCTGGCGGTGGCCGAGGCAGCGTTGTCCGCTGGCGCCGATGCCCTCACCCTGGTGAACACCTTCCGGGCTTTAAGCGTCAACGCCAAAACCCGTAAACCCTCCATTGCCACCGGCTTCGGGGGCCTTTCCGGCCCGGCCATCAAGCCGTTGGCCTTGCGCTTGGTGTGGGAGGTGCATCGGGCCTTTCCCCAGGCGCCGCTGGTGGGCATTGGCGGCATCATGAGCGGCACCGATGCCGTGGAGTTTTTGCTGGTGGGGGCTTCCGCCGTGCAGGTGGGCACCGCCACCTTCCGGAACCCCGGCGCTTGCCTTTCGGTGCTTTCGGAGCTGGAGGC